The region ACACTTTGAAGGGTTTATTTTGAATTGGTGGCAGAACTGCATATTTCTGAATGTCGAGACATTACACAAGAATTTGAAAAACACTCATATTTATAAGCATTCATAAAATTGTCCAAATTTGGGTTTCGTACAAGTGCCCTTTTAACCTAGACACTATGTAGGGTGGGATGAGAAGGTGGAGCTGTAACATCTTACTGTTTTGTACATAACATCCCTTCTTGTGGTTATAGAAAGCAAGGGTGCATGAAAAACTGTTCCTTTTATCTTAGGTTGCCTGTTCCTCTTTCCAGAGCTggttgaaagaaaaaaacaagttgtGAAACAACAGtgtactcattttttttttttttgctttagtagCACAGTAAGCATACAGACATTATCCTGTCATCAGTGAAGTtgctgttttctctctcgctgCCCTACTTCAAACCGTCGTCTGTTAGCTCAATGCTGGCCCTCTTCGAGAGCTAAGGCCGCTGGGAAAGTGCAGCTTTGTCTAATCGCTATTCATGTTCAGTCTGTCGTCCTAAAACAATCCCCATCACCTCACGAAGAGCAACATGTTCATCCGAGCCCAAGCGCTCTGGCATCGTCCTGCGGTTCCCATCAATGTCAGTATGTGTTTGCTTTAgaatattaatgtaatgtttgtttTGATTCAGCCCTCCCTGTAATAGCAAGGAAATTAGTCTCCTTTGCTTTAAAACTAGTCTCCTGTGCGGTCTGTTGTTGAGGAACTGTAATAAAACTCCAGGGGATTCATGATCAGCAGTTAATAGAACTTTGTGTTTAGAAACTGATGATGCAGCGAGGCTTTTTGTGCGCCGCAATTTCCAGCATCATATTCTTTGGTGACAACTTTTATACCGAACCCTGATGCCTGTCATGGCCAAAGCCCCATTTAGGTGTGGACTTAAAACGTGGGCTAGCATCATAAAGTATATTAGGTGCAGTTAACATGCTGTACAGTCAGCTTTGCTGGATGTGCCGGAGGAATGGGAGACTGTTATGATCAGAATTTGGCTTTCAATGAAGCACATTCCAGCTGTAGTAACTTTAGAGCGGCTGTTTTTACAGGCTTCTTGTCATTAAAAGTTATTCTGAAGGTCACCGGGTTGTGAGAGTGCTGTCAACACATTCCAGGGTTCCCTTTTGTTgctctgtaaagtgtttttgcaTGGTTGATTTGTTGCAGACTGTGTAAATGTTATGCAGACAAGTGTTTTGGAGAGGAAATGTGCTTATGTTTTTGCTCACATAGCTGGATAAAGACAACATGCTTGTTGATCCAATCCCAGAGCATTTTGATGTCACTGTATAATGTTTTTGAGGTCATCTGCTCCATATGATATCGATGTTCTCtttggtattttttcaaaatgctcattatatttttttagtgttaTCTGATGAAATTGAAAAAAGGagacagatttatatatatatatgtatctatatatggttacactttagtatagggtccaattcacactgataactagctgcttattagcatgtctattattaacatattggctgtttattagtgctcataaagtacatataatgcatgacatccataatcctacccaattccctaaacttaaccactaccttataaactataagtaagcatcaaataaggagttaattgaggcaaaagttatagttaatggttGGTTAATAGTGTGaactggaccctaaaataaagtgtgactatatctatatatatatatatatatatatatatatatatatatatatatatatatatatatatatatatatatatatatatatatatatatatatatatatatatatatatatatatatatataatatattccatatataatgaaattaaatgttgttCCAATTGttccaaataaaaacattgtcctcaagtaaaatacatttttgataaagCAACTTTTGAGAAAGGtatatttttacaaatctttACAAATAGTGTAGCCAATTATAGAGtctaatttattgttttatgtatataGTGCCCTATTTTGTTTAAGACTAAGATACAGTGGAGATGATGAACAATATTAAACAGTTTTTTCTgtcttatttcaaataaaatggttagcatgaaatggaaattaatCTATTTTCTAAATACATTCATTGATCCtttcacataattttttacattttttttttttttttttactttgacttttttttctatgAAATGTCAAAATTCTATTATGTTGCTTCACATATACCTGCCCCAccctgcattttatttttcaataactcATTTTACTTGGATGTActtcaaagtaaataaaaacaaaataggaaCATCTGTTGCTACTTCCATTTCATCACAACTTTAAATGACTGATGGCTCATTTTCTTGAATTAGTGACTTCCACTGGTGTTTATGTCATTTGAAATGTCAAACTTTGTCTTTGTTGACTCTTCTTCCAATACAAACCGATGACACAGTGGTCATTTATGCTAAATAGACATTTAgtttgtattttgattgtttgtaTTGTCATTGCATAACAGTCTTCTTGTTGTTCTTTCATTGCTGTTAGCTGCTGATCACTGTGGTCAGTGACGTCTTAACCCACACACTGACCCCCAGCCCGACCACAGAGAAGTCCTTGTCTCCTCGACACTACCATCACATCGACCCCACCACTGGTAACAAGCTGGAGTGCGACAAGTGTCCGGCAGGCACCTACGTGTCCTCCCACTGCACAGAAGCCAGTGTACGGGAATGCAGCCCCTGTCCGGACGGCACCTTCACCCGGGGTGAGAATGGTGTTCAGCAGTGCCACCACTGTCAAAGACGCTGCCAAGCCCCATTTGTCGAGAAAACTCCCTGCACGTCCACCACCGATCGATTGTGCATGTGTCCACCAGGCAGCTTCTCCAAGGGTGGAAAGTGTCAGCGATACTCATTATGTCCACCGGGGTGGGGCGTCCGAAAGCGAGGGAGTGAGACAGAGGATGTGCGCTGCCGGTCATGTCAGCGTGGCACCTTCTCTGATGTGGCATCAGATGTTCTGAGGTGCCGATCTCACACAGATTGCTCATCTCTGGGCTTAACCCTGCTGATCAAAGGCACAGAAAAGACAGATAGTGTGTGTGGGCCAACTCCAGCCAGTTCGGTCTATGTCCTACTTGGAGAGGCCTCCGTTTCCACGGTTTCCAGCACTGAGTCAGCATACAGAGGTGAGAGTGAAGAAGCTCAGTGTAGAGCTTTTCCTTATTGAATAGTGCACTTAGTTAACTAGATGCACTGacgttagatagatagatagacagacagacagagagacaggcagactctaaacagacagacagacacatagatagatagacagacagactcatagatagacagacagattcgtagatagacagacagacagacagacagactcgtagatagacagacagactcatagatagacagacagactcgtagatagacagacatacagacagacagatacgtagatatacagacagacagacaaaaagatacgtagatatacagacagacagatacgaagatatacagacagacagacaggtagatagacagacagacagacagacatgtagagtagatagacagaaagacacacagacagacagacagacagacagacatgtacagacagacagacacatagacaaacagacagacagacacgcagacagacagacacgtagacagacagacagacatgtagagtagatagacagaaagacacgtagacagacagacacatagacaaacagacagacagacacgtagacagacaggcagacagacagacatgtagacagacagacagtcagacacgtagacagacagacagacagacagacagacagatacgtACGTAGGCCTGTACAGGTGTAGATGTTTATCAGCAATAGCTTTTTTTAATTTCCCACTTGTTTCTAATGATTGACCGATAGATCACTGATGCCGATATATTGGCCGATATTTGGTATTTTTCAAATAACGGCATCTGCCGATAAGTTtctctgcttggccgatgtggtCGAGTCTGGACTATTATTTTGACGGCGCTGAGAACGGCAGTGCCtgagcacacagtgctcacattctccctcttgttcgctgtcgtcattaacagttctgtctaatatggatagaaTTGTCTAATAATCAGAACGGTTAAACGAAGAAGTTATTGTACACAAAAAGTATTacaacgattgcttttatattattagtaatagaaaggcaaacattttaatactttcttgtttgctgtcagcattaagtttatacacatttatatcatttaaacaaatatttgaatggctaatgaacatttcatttcacaaaccttgcaaacttagtcgaatccagctgtgagaagtgtgcattttttttcccaGCATGATCGTGTATTCTCTGTGTGACGATCAAtccatgtgaattgaatgctttaaactttaaacttgtgatttaaaatcatgctgcgctttatgcatttgcccactgtcatattcatgtctctctgtgtgctgtatgtaaaatgagggttaccctggctttatttgaaaaatatgattcccaatgcacacaaacttcccagaatactgtgTGCCCTTTTGGTTGCAGGGTTTACAccctttttaatttaatatttatttatttgtgaaaaatactttgtcatgtaaaatataagtatgtttattttacatgtttattttttaatccattgccaAATGGTTTCAAATTTcttaactattaataaaaaaaactttccaagatatcggcattggGCGTCAGAAAAACAATATCGGTCGAACACTACTTGTTTCTATAGCTTACtgtgtaaataattataattataattatattattcttattaataatagtaaaaataatgtCAATAATACATTAAGTTATTTAACACCTTTTAATTTACACACACTACCATTTAAGAATTTTATGCTTGgtaagattattttaatgtttttcaaaagaaGACTCTTGTGCTCAACAAGAGTgcatgaatgcataaataaaagtgttgatttctttaaaagaaacgtactgaccccaaactcttgaacagTAGTATGTATGTAGAAATAATGCACAATATTTCTGATTCCTCAGTTTGCATTGACTTTATTTTTGGGGGGTCAAATCTGAGCAGTTAAGATGAGAAATCCATGTGAGATTGTGTTGGCTGTGCAGCACAGCTCCACTTTGCTATCAACACATGCCAGCTTGATGCTGGATTAAAGTTTTAGATACTCTCCCTTCTGTTTTGTTGTCTAGGATAAGCTCATCATTAGGACTgtatttaattctctctctctgtctctctgtttttgtCTGCAATTATATGATCCACTCTGCCCACAGCAAGCACTGCAGTTTCACCAGCTGCAGAGAGTCAGGATGTAGCAGGGGCGGTCCTCAGTAGCACAGACGTGGCCCTCGATGCTGACTACATTCCCACAACCACATGTTCCTCCAAGGCTAGTGATGAGGATGGTGGACTAAAAGCTGCAACTCAGGACTTTGCTCAATTGCAAAACAAGCTTTCCTTATCACAAGACCCCCAGATTGCCAAGGAACAGGCCATGGAAACTCTGTCTGAGGGCAAGGCTCAGGTTTCTGGCTACCGGCCCATCCGCAGGGGAGCGCCGAGGCCTAGCACACACAAGCACTTTGACATCAATGAGCACCTGCCTTGGATGATAGTCCTGCTGCTTCTGCTGGTGCTGGTAGTGATCGTGGTGTGCAGCGTAAAGCGCAGTTCGCGGGTGCTGAAGAAGGGTCCCAGACAGGATCCCAGCAGCATCATGGAGAAAGCCATCCACAAGAAACCCAGCTCTCCAGTGCAGAAAAAGGAGAGGTGGATCTACTACTCAAATGGACAGGGtgagttaatttttttacatttttatacttatatttcaatgttttgtGTTTGCGCACAAAACGTTTGTGATGGAAATAATATGAGATGGGAGCAAAAACTAGATTTCAATGCTTTTGGGAGCAAACTCTGAGAACATAGCACTGAAAGAGAATATATTCACCATGTCCTCTTAAGGGCTCCATCACAAATTAGATTAAGTctgatttctatttttatttatttattttagtaatttttcatTATGATTAAAATGACCATTCCAAACAATTAGAAaaatcttattaaaaataaattacaatgcaaaatgatgttaatttagcctttttttttttacctttgggTATATAATTCTTATAAATGCTAatgtaaattcagctttacacTATAAAGTTTTTCAACCAAATAACTTaaggtgaagtgtgtattttttctatgttaaaatactttctcctatcCCAGCTTATCTGAAAGTAAATCATTCGTAGATTGATTTTCCCAGAAAATTGTAAACACTGTAGGATTCTCATggctctgtttgtttgagaaaATCCCAACCAGCCCAGCTTTACAACAATGATTCAACCAGTAATGTGATTTTGAGGCATGGCTGCCTGTTTGGCTTACCAAT is a window of Carassius auratus strain Wakin chromosome 45, ASM336829v1, whole genome shotgun sequence DNA encoding:
- the LOC113062846 gene encoding tumor necrosis factor receptor superfamily member 21-like; the encoded protein is MPGKMSMTWSLIMLLITVVSDVLTHTLTPSPTTEKSLSPRHYHHIDPTTGNKLECDKCPAGTYVSSHCTEASVRECSPCPDGTFTRGENGVQQCHHCQRRCQAPFVEKTPCTSTTDRLCMCPPGSFSKGGKCQRYSLCPPGWGVRKRGSETEDVRCRSCQRGTFSDVASDVLRCRSHTDCSSLGLTLLIKGTEKTDSVCGPTPASSVYVLLGEASVSTVSSTESAYRASTAVSPAAESQDVAGAVLSSTDVALDADYIPTTTCSSKASDEDGGLKAATQDFAQLQNKLSLSQDPQIAKEQAMETLSEGKAQVSGYRPIRRGAPRPSTHKHFDINEHLPWMIVLLLLLVLVVIVVCSVKRSSRVLKKGPRQDPSSIMEKAIHKKPSSPVQKKERWIYYSNGQGVDILKLVAAQIGSQWIDMYKSLARASEREVAAFSNGYSADHERAYAALQHWTIRDNDANLVKLINALHSQRRIDVVDKIRSVMEDNPQVDLNNLLTAVNVNHCLSPRHKPIESPGVVVEQSPMEHTKGFFTEESEPLLRCDSTSSKDSALSRTGSFITKEKKDTVLRQVRLDPCELQPIFDDMLHILSPEELHIIEEIPMAEDKLDRLFEIAGVKSQEASQTLLDSVYSHLPDLL